The following proteins are encoded in a genomic region of Primulina huaijiensis isolate GDHJ02 chromosome 3, ASM1229523v2, whole genome shotgun sequence:
- the LOC140972431 gene encoding uncharacterized protein, with protein MSNLKQLTDSSLSKTNQGMKPCSEVVTRPGSGFQGNTLDTGDQNFPIDDTGLDQLLQSIADSTCFVPDANGKQLSDVIADYQMLINPSNLGRFISGMENGGQIQEPLFGPDLVAFDLTMSSEDSGIRTSLTDEVQFQNQGQQNCGKRYNEPSGFQCSFNIQYNPSLSE; from the exons ATGTCGAATTTGAAGCAGCTTACTGATTCAAGCCTGAGTAAGACAAACCAGGGAATGAAACCCTGCAGTGAAGTGGTAACTCGGCCTGGATCAGGATTCCAGGGAAATACACTCGATACTGGTGATCAAAACTTTCCGATTGATGATACGGGCTTGGATCAATTGCTGCAGTCTATAGCGGATTCTACATGCTTTGTGCCCGATGCAAATGGAAAACAGTTGTCTGATGTAATTGCAGATTACCAAATGTTAATCAATCCTTCTAATTTAGGTAGATTTATAAGTGGCATGGAAAATGGAGGGCAAATTCAAGAACCTCTGTTTGGTCCTGATTTGGTTGCATTTGATCTTACCATGTCCTCGGAAGACAGTGGAATCAGGACTTCTCTTACAGATGAAGTGCAATTTCAAAATCAGGGACAG CAAAATTGTGGCAAAAGATACAATGAACCCTCTGGATTTCAATGCTCCTTCAATATTCAGTACAACCCTTCTCTCTCCGAGTGa
- the LOC140972258 gene encoding ethylene-responsive transcription factor ERF027-like has product MANRGRRQSPSQTNPFIVVPNPEDQEYYYDAPFSHTYYRENSTPTPPPPQHHSTAAPSPTSGRHPTYRGIRCRGGKWVSEIREPRKTTRIWLGTYPTPEMAAAAYDVAALALKGPDARINFPGLVASYPVPVSQSAGDIRAAAAMAAAAAAGAGDAGGGTGALIIPGNEGSSSFATNYVDEEELFDMPQLLVDMAGGMLLSPPRTADDYECSDNSSRNDNLWSYP; this is encoded by the coding sequence ATGGCAAATCGAGGCAGGAGACAAAGTCCAAGTCAAACAAATCCTTTTATAGTAGTCCCCAACCCCGAAGACCAAGAGTACTACTATGATGCTCCTTTCTCACACACTTACTACCGAGAAAACTCCACACCCACTCCCCCGCCGCCGCAGCATCACAGTACCGCCGCCCCCTCCCCGACATCCGGGCGCCACCCGACTTACCGTGGGATTCGTTGCCGAGGCGGGAAATGGGTGTCCGAGATCCGCGAGCCCCGGAAAACCACTCGCATATGGCTGGGAACTTACCCCACCCCGGAGATGGCTGCCGCGGCGTATGATGTGGCGGCTCTGGCGTTGAAGGGACCGGATGCGAGGATCAATTTCCCGGGGCTGGTTGCTTCGTACCCGGTGCCGGTTTCTCAGTCGGCCGGGGACATAAGGGCCGCGGCAGCAATGGCTGCTGCCGCTGCAGCTGGGGCTGGAGATGCTGGGGGTGGGACTGGAGCCCTGATAATTCCGGGAAACGAAGGTTCCTCGAGCTTTGCGACCAATTATGTGGATGAGGAGGAGTTGTTTGACATGCCTCAGCTTCTTGTGGACATGGCGGGGGGCATGCTTCTCAGCCCTCCACGCACGGCGGACGACTACGAATGCTCGGATAACAGTTCAAGGAACGACAATCTTTGGAGCTATCCTTGA